One stretch of Enoplosus armatus isolate fEnoArm2 chromosome 1, fEnoArm2.hap1, whole genome shotgun sequence DNA includes these proteins:
- the LOC139289642 gene encoding high choriolytic enzyme 1-like produces the protein MTPSASLLLLLLLGLSQAHPLQEEGSGEEEEVPDTVDITTRILTSNNGTDEILLEGDLLAPKTRNAMVCWSQSCLWRKASNGLVIIPFVMSSEFSSWERQKIDNAMKVYHSRTCIRFVPRQNEYDYISVENKAGCFSSLGREGGRQVLSLNRQGCLYHGIVLHEINHALGFQHEQTRSDRDYHVRINWENINPQMAYNFYRQSTNNLNTPYDYSSIMHYGRTAFSIQYGKDSITPIPDPNVQIGQRQGMSYWDIMRINMLYGCQ, from the coding sequence ATGACTCCCTCtgccagcctgctgctgctgctcctgctcggCCTCTCTCAGGCACATCCTCTCCAGGAGGAAGgaagtggagaagaagaagaagtcccAGACACCGTCGACATCACCACCAGGATTCTGACCTCCAACAACGGCACAGACGAGATCCTGCTTGAGGGAGACCTGCTGGCTCCCAAAACCAGAAACGCCATGGTGTGCTGGTCCCAGAGCTGCCTGTGGAGGAAAGCTTCCAACGGCTTGGTGATTATCCCCTTTGTCATGAGCAGTGAGTTCAGCAGCTGGGAGAGGCAAAAGATTGACAACGCCATGAAGGTCTACCACAGCAGAACCTGCATCCGTTTCGTCCCCCGTCAGAACGAGTACGACTACATCAGCGTCGAGAACAAAGCCGgatgtttctcctctctgggcagagagggaggcagacaggtgCTCTCTCTCAACAGGCAGGGCTGCCTCTACCACGGCATCGTCCTGCACGAGATCAACCACGCTCTGGGCTTCCAGCACGAACAGACCAGGAGCGACCGCGACTACCACGTCAGGATCAACTGGGAGAACATCAACCCGCAGATGGCCTACAACTTCTACAGGCAGTCCACCAACAACCTCAACACTCCCTACGACTACTCCTCCATCATGCACTACGGAAGAACAGCCTTCTCCATCCAGTACGGGAAGGACTCCATCACCCCCATCCCCGACCCCAACGTCCAGATCGGCCAGAGGCAGGGCATGTCCTACTGGGACATCATGAGGATCAACATGCTCTACGGCTGCCAATAA